The Buchnera aphidicola (Brevicoryne brassicae) DNA window TCCATTTTTGCATTACGAGAACCTTTAATTAAAATTGTGATTTTATCTTTATTAAAAAAACATTTTTTTAAATATATGTTTAGTTGCTTTTTACTAGAGAAATGTGTGCCATTGTTAAATGTTTTACTTATTTCTTTACTCATATTACCAATTGTAAGAATTTCATCTATATTAGATGAATTAGAAATATTTCCTATCATTTTATGATATACAATACTTTTTTCTCCTAATTCTGACATGTCTCCTGCAACTAATATTTTATATCCTGGCATTTTTTCTAATACCTTTATTGCTGAAATCATAGATGAAACATTAGCATTATAAGTATCATTAATTAAAATTTTATGAGATTTAAGTTTAATAGGTTCTAGTCTTCCAGATAGAATAGGAGTTTTTAATAATCCATTTTTTATTTTGTTTAATGGTATTTTAAGGGAAAAAGACAAAGCAGTTGCTGCTAATACATTAGAGATATTTTGATATCCCAAGAAAGGTAATGAAACATTTATTTTTCCAGAAGGTGTGTGTATTGTAAAAGATGTTCCATTTATATGAATTTTAACATTACTAGAAAAAAAATCACTAATTTTTTTTTTTTGATGGAAAAATATAAAATATTTTTTTTATCTATGTTTTTTTTCCACTGTGAAAGATGATGACTATCTAAGTTTATAATGACTGTACCATTAGATTTAAGACCAGAAAATATTTCCGATTTGGCTTTAGATACTCCTAGAAGCGATTTGAATCCTTCTAAATGAGCATAATAAATATTATTTATTAATATAACTTCTGGCTGACTGATGTTAGTAGTATAAAAAATATCACCTGGTTGATTAGCACCTAATTCAATCACGCCATATTGATGTTTTTTTGTAAGTTGTAATAAAGTAATAGGTACCCCAATATTGTTATTTAAATTACCAATAGTAGATACTGTATTTCCACTTTGTCTTAATATAGAAGCTGTCATTTCTTTTACAGAAGTTTTACCGCAAGAACCTGTAATAGCTAATATTTTTGCATTTGTTGATTGTCGGACCCAAGAAGCGATTTGTCCTAAAGCAACAGATGTGTTTTTTACTATAATATGAGAAATACAATATTTTATATTGTTTTGTGTTATAATTGCAGAACATCCTTTAAAAATAGCATCCTGTATAAAGATATGACCATCAAATTTTTTACCTATTAATGCAATAAAAAGGCAACCTGGAGTAATTTTTTGAGTATCAATAACTATTTTATCTATTAACAAGTCTGATCCATATAAATTTCCATTGGTAATTTTAGCTATTTTTTTTAAGGACAGAGAAATCATATTTTTTTTCCAATAAATTTAGCACCATTTTTTTATCTGAATAATTAATATATTTATTTTGAATAATTTGTGTTTCTTCATGACCTTTTCCTGCTATAAAAATTATATGATCATATTTCGCTTGATAAAAAGCATAAGATATTGCTTTTTTTCTATCCAAAATGGTTAAAATATTTTGTTTTTTTTGACAACCACTTAAAATATCATTAACAATATTTACTTTTTTTTCATTTCTTGGATTGTCATTTGTAATAATGACTTTATCTGCTATTTTTTCTGCGATAGCTCCCATCAAAGGACGTTTTTTTTTGTCTCTTTCTCCTCCGCATCCAAATATACACCATATATAATTTTGATTATAATGTAAACGAATTGCAGTAAGTGCTTGCTTTAATGCATCAGGAGTATGAGCATAGTCAATAATAAATATTGGTTTTTTGTTAACAATAAAAGTTTGCATTCGACCGTTTATGGGTTTTATTTGGTGTGATGTGTTAGTTAGATTAGATATATTATGACCCAATTCTAAAAGACAAGCTAATGATAACAATAAATTTATAACGTTAAACTTTCCCATCAAACAAGATGATAAGTTACCTCCACCCCAACTTGATTCAAATGTAATATTGATTAGATTTTCGTAATATTTAATATGAGTAGCATTTAACCATTTTTTTGAATATTTTCTTTGTTTCTCATCTTTAATAGTAACTGCTATAGTATAATAATTTAGTAATTTTTTTAACCAAATTTTTCCATATTTATCATTTGCATTTAACACAATTTTTTTTACTATATGGTTGCTAAACAATAACCATTTTGCTGATTCATACTTCTGCATATTTTCGTGATAATCTAAATGATCTTGACTAAGATTCGTAAATATTGCAATATAAAAGGGAACACCTTTAACACGATTTTGTACT harbors:
- a CDS encoding glutamate ligase domain-containing protein encodes the protein MGYQNISNVLAATALSFSLKIPLNKIKNGLLKTPILSGRLEPIKLKSHKILINDTYNANVSSMISAIKVLEKMPGYKILVAGDMSELGEKSIVYHKMIGNISNSSNIDEILTIGNMSKEISKTFNNGTHFSSKKQLNIYLKKCFFNKDKITILIKGSRNAKMEKIVDNLIKESKKNVNFIA
- a CDS encoding Mur ligase family protein: MISLSLKKIAKITNGNLYGSDLLIDKIVIDTQKITPGCLFIALIGKKFDGHIFIQDAIFKGCSAIITQNNIKYCISHIIVKNTSVALGQIASWVRQSTNAKILAITGSCGKTSVKEMTASILRQSGNTVSTIGNLNNNIGVPITLLQLTKKHQYGVIELGANQPGDIFYTTNISQPEVILINNIYYAHLEGFKSLLGVSKAKSEIFSGLKSNGTVIINLDSHHLSQWKKNIDKKNILYFSIKKKKLVIFFLVMLKFI
- the murE gene encoding UDP-N-acetylmuramoyl-L-alanyl-D-glutamate--2,6-diaminopimelate ligase; the protein is MSLKYLLSPWIKNVPNKNIFNLNIDSRTLIKGSLFIAVSGIKNDGRNFIFEAIYKKAVAILCETKKKENHGKYKYINQVPIIYFFRLSENISMIAGRFYKQPGKKIKIIGITGTNGKTTVTHLINQWSEILGNKIATIGTLGNGVYKSLIPTKNTTPDAIYIQSFLHMVLEKKIKLVTMEVSSHGLVQNRVKGVPFYIAIFTNLSQDHLDYHENMQKYESAKWLLFSNHIVKKIVLNANDKYGKIWLKKLLNYYTIAVTIKDEKQRKYSKKWLNATHIKYYENLINITFESSWGGGNLSSCLMGKFNVINLLLSLACLLELGHNISNLTNTSHQIKPINGRMQTFIVNKKPIFIIDYAHTPDALKQALTAIRLHYNQNYIWCIFGCGGERDKKKRPLMGAIAEKIADKVIITNDNPRNEKKVNIVNDILSGCQKKQNILTILDRKKAISYAFYQAKYDHIIFIAGKGHEETQIIQNKYINYSDKKMVLNLLEKKYDFSVLKKNS